A single Microbacterium protaetiae DNA region contains:
- a CDS encoding ABC transporter permease, whose product MTNTRTPETGTPAPDTYTGLVLQEHRTAGERVRHALGWTSARFSVIGVWILFVILYAVLVPDTFLTSGAFRTIFGSQQSLVFLTASLLCTIIVGEFVDMSVASNFGLAATLVTVLNVNHGVNVWAAAVIAVVATTVVGIINGLLIVKVGVNTIVVTLGMGTFLLGIGLWLSNLMPISGLPSSFSQIALFEILGLPLSFYLGLILMLGFAYVLAFTPLGRNMRFVGENREVSRLAGVRVTRVRIGAFVFAGVIAGVGGVIAAAGTGGFDPASSQAYLLPMFAATFLGTAVLFPGRFNPIGTLIAIYFLATGVLGLQLLGATSWVSSVFYGGVLVIAVTLSTILNKKSR is encoded by the coding sequence ATGACCAATACCCGTACTCCGGAAACCGGGACGCCCGCGCCCGACACCTATACCGGTCTCGTTCTGCAGGAGCACAGGACGGCCGGTGAACGCGTTCGCCATGCGCTGGGCTGGACGTCGGCCCGTTTCTCGGTGATCGGCGTCTGGATCCTTTTCGTGATCCTCTACGCCGTGCTCGTGCCCGACACTTTCCTCACCTCGGGTGCGTTCCGTACGATCTTCGGCAGTCAGCAGTCGCTCGTCTTTCTCACCGCATCACTGCTGTGCACGATCATCGTCGGTGAGTTCGTCGACATGTCGGTGGCTTCCAACTTCGGACTCGCGGCGACACTGGTCACGGTGCTCAACGTCAATCACGGCGTCAACGTGTGGGCAGCGGCGGTGATAGCCGTCGTCGCGACCACCGTCGTGGGCATCATCAACGGCCTCTTGATCGTCAAGGTCGGGGTGAACACCATCGTGGTCACCCTCGGTATGGGCACGTTCCTGCTCGGGATCGGGTTGTGGCTGAGCAATCTGATGCCGATCAGCGGGCTGCCCTCGTCGTTCTCGCAGATAGCGCTGTTCGAGATTCTCGGCCTGCCGCTGAGTTTCTACCTGGGGCTGATCCTCATGCTCGGCTTCGCGTACGTGTTGGCGTTCACGCCGCTCGGCCGCAACATGCGCTTCGTCGGCGAGAACCGAGAGGTCAGCCGGCTCGCGGGTGTGCGCGTCACGCGGGTGCGCATCGGCGCGTTCGTCTTCGCGGGTGTGATCGCCGGCGTCGGCGGCGTGATCGCCGCAGCGGGAACGGGCGGGTTCGACCCGGCAAGCTCGCAGGCCTACCTGCTGCCGATGTTCGCGGCGACCTTCCTCGGCACTGCTGTGCTGTTCCCCGGCCGGTTCAACCCGATCGGCACGCTCATTGCCATCTACTTCCTTGCCACCGGCGTTCTCGGCCTGCAGCTGCTGGGCGCGACCTCGTGGGTCTCGAGCGTCTTCTACGGCGGCGTGCTGGTCATCGCCGTCACCCTGTCCACGATCCTCAACAAGAAATCGCGTTGA
- a CDS encoding sugar ABC transporter substrate-binding protein, with amino-acid sequence MISTTRVHLMRALTAGAAVAAVALSLAACSATDDKAASTPSTSAESPALAALADLQKPLDAYPVPTEPIEGVDADKGGTLYYIPITQQSPEFAVDQAGVEAAAAAVGMSVQVCDGKGTPTEVSACIDHATNAKAAGIILDAVPYDIAANSIAAAQKAGIPVVIGNQLADDRHPSTPTFTYTAVSGSAQQEALARWVIADSDGKANVLMNVTTDGQSQIQYAADGKKVFADECSGCTVATNEVSSANFSQVPSSTSSALLKNSDTDYLIVEFAQFLQATQSGVQNAGASGRITLAAGSASLNDIKAVASGSVGAATAQASAFVGWMYVDATLRLIAGQSVPEYTIPIRLFTKDTMGDVQLTEAAQESGEWFGPTTFTDEFKKLWGVA; translated from the coding sequence ATGATATCCACCACCCGCGTGCACCTCATGCGTGCCCTGACCGCCGGCGCGGCCGTGGCCGCCGTCGCACTGAGCCTTGCCGCGTGCAGCGCCACCGACGACAAGGCGGCGAGCACCCCGAGCACGTCGGCTGAGAGCCCGGCGCTGGCGGCCCTGGCCGACCTGCAGAAGCCGTTGGATGCCTACCCGGTTCCCACCGAACCGATCGAGGGCGTCGACGCCGACAAGGGCGGCACCCTCTACTACATTCCGATCACGCAGCAGTCGCCCGAGTTCGCCGTCGACCAGGCCGGCGTCGAGGCGGCGGCAGCCGCCGTCGGAATGTCGGTGCAGGTGTGCGACGGCAAGGGCACCCCGACCGAGGTCAGCGCGTGCATCGACCACGCGACCAACGCGAAGGCCGCCGGCATCATCCTCGATGCGGTGCCGTACGACATCGCCGCCAACTCGATCGCCGCCGCACAGAAGGCGGGCATCCCGGTCGTGATCGGCAACCAGCTCGCCGATGACCGCCACCCGTCGACCCCGACGTTCACCTACACGGCCGTCAGCGGTTCGGCGCAGCAGGAGGCTCTGGCGCGCTGGGTGATCGCCGACTCCGACGGCAAGGCCAACGTGCTGATGAACGTGACCACCGACGGTCAGTCGCAGATCCAGTACGCCGCGGACGGCAAGAAGGTCTTCGCCGATGAGTGCAGCGGTTGCACCGTCGCCACCAACGAGGTGTCGTCGGCCAACTTCTCGCAGGTTCCCAGCTCGACCAGTTCCGCGCTGCTGAAGAACTCCGACACCGATTACCTCATCGTCGAGTTCGCCCAGTTCCTGCAGGCGACGCAGTCGGGCGTGCAGAACGCCGGTGCCAGCGGCCGGATCACTCTCGCCGCCGGTTCTGCGTCGCTGAACGACATCAAGGCCGTCGCGTCGGGCTCGGTCGGTGCAGCCACCGCGCAGGCCTCGGCCTTCGTCGGGTGGATGTACGTCGACGCGACCCTGCGGCTGATCGCCGGTCAGAGTGTTCCCGAGTACACGATCCCGATCCGGCTGTTCACGAAGGACACCATGGGCGACGTGCAGCTGACCGAGGCGGCGCAGGAGTCGGGCGAGTGGTTCGGCCCCACCACCTTCACCGACGAGTTCAAGAAGCTGTGGGGCGTGGCGTGA
- a CDS encoding sugar ABC transporter ATP-binding protein, producing the protein MTESTSADRRGADTPRLDVHNLWMTFANNRVLRDVAIEVRPGEIHGLVGQNGSGKSTLAKVLTGLYHPDPGTRVSVDGTELKLPVQPREARERGVAVVHQSLGLFDDDTVLENLRIGRHRASRVLRRIDWKHERAQARAVFERLGRDIPLDARVGTLREEQRATVAIARALQDATPGRGLIIFDESTRALGRPSLEHFFRILDDIVQTGTSVLLITHRLEEIIDAADRVTVLRDGRIVEMGRSVEGLDEAALAELMLGTTLTHEVRGHASTMDAAARPITVAGLHGGEVADASLQVRPGEVLGLTGIAGSGYDDVPYLLSGVTPPAAGSLTLSGGELGLHSLTPGDAIAAGVVLVPEGREHAGLAMGMSVQENTVFPQTSRARAALKPFARSEERAQVADWIDRLDVRPPDPSAIVGTLSGGNQQKVLLAKWLAMDPELLLLHEPTQAVDVGARQTIVAAVRAAAASGRAVIVAGGDENELSLLCDRVVVFEDGRVSRELTEDLTPENIVRAIYTQQGRSRLRARSTDPSMNEEEKKEQSL; encoded by the coding sequence GTGACCGAAAGCACGAGCGCAGACAGGCGGGGAGCGGACACCCCCCGCCTGGACGTGCACAACCTCTGGATGACGTTCGCGAACAACAGAGTGCTGCGCGATGTCGCCATCGAGGTGCGACCCGGTGAGATCCACGGCCTGGTCGGGCAGAACGGGTCGGGCAAGTCGACGCTCGCGAAGGTGCTGACCGGGCTGTATCACCCCGATCCGGGCACGCGGGTGAGCGTGGACGGAACTGAGCTGAAGCTGCCCGTGCAGCCGCGCGAGGCGCGTGAGCGCGGCGTCGCGGTCGTGCACCAGAGCCTGGGGCTGTTCGACGACGACACCGTCCTCGAGAATCTTCGGATCGGGCGCCACCGTGCCAGTCGGGTGCTGCGCCGGATCGACTGGAAGCATGAGCGCGCCCAAGCCCGGGCCGTGTTCGAACGGCTGGGCCGCGACATCCCCCTCGATGCCCGCGTGGGCACGCTGCGCGAAGAGCAGCGCGCTACCGTCGCCATCGCCCGCGCACTGCAGGATGCCACGCCCGGTCGAGGTCTGATCATCTTCGACGAGTCGACGCGCGCACTGGGCCGGCCGTCGTTGGAGCACTTCTTCCGCATTCTCGACGACATCGTGCAGACGGGAACGTCGGTGCTGCTGATCACGCACCGTCTCGAGGAGATCATCGACGCCGCCGATCGCGTCACCGTGCTGCGCGACGGCCGGATCGTCGAGATGGGCCGCTCGGTCGAGGGCCTCGATGAGGCCGCGCTGGCCGAGTTGATGCTCGGCACCACGCTCACACACGAGGTGCGTGGACATGCCTCGACAATGGATGCCGCAGCCCGGCCGATCACGGTCGCGGGCCTGCATGGCGGCGAGGTCGCCGACGCGTCGCTTCAGGTGCGCCCGGGTGAGGTGCTCGGGCTGACCGGTATCGCCGGGTCGGGCTATGACGACGTGCCCTATCTGCTCAGCGGCGTCACTCCGCCGGCCGCCGGCTCTCTGACTTTGTCTGGAGGCGAGTTGGGTCTGCACAGCCTGACCCCGGGCGATGCCATCGCGGCCGGTGTCGTGCTGGTGCCCGAGGGGCGCGAGCATGCTGGCCTGGCGATGGGCATGTCGGTGCAAGAGAACACGGTGTTCCCGCAGACAAGTCGCGCCCGCGCTGCGCTCAAGCCGTTCGCCCGGAGTGAGGAACGCGCCCAGGTGGCCGACTGGATAGATCGGCTCGACGTGCGCCCGCCCGATCCCAGCGCGATCGTGGGTACGCTCAGCGGCGGCAATCAGCAGAAGGTGCTGCTGGCCAAATGGCTGGCGATGGACCCTGAGCTGCTGCTGCTGCACGAGCCGACCCAAGCTGTTGACGTCGGGGCGCGGCAGACCATCGTCGCTGCGGTCCGGGCGGCTGCGGCATCCGGACGCGCCGTCATCGTCGCCGGCGGCGACGAGAACGAGCTGTCGCTGCTGTGCGACCGCGTCGTCGTCTTCGAAGACGGCAGGGTCAGTCGCGAGCTGACC